A window of Fragaria vesca subsp. vesca linkage group LG7, FraVesHawaii_1.0, whole genome shotgun sequence contains these coding sequences:
- the LOC101311702 gene encoding siroheme synthase-like has product MALVSRLQSLSSTLSSTHFRKPSSFNPQPICSLHFNSSPSYTSPFTEKHSIERYQRDQWLYSNQLNRTLPPPPDSDADSDFARQNDIALQLPELRKLVEVLREKREKREREGGCGGGKCGPGNVFLVGTGPGDSELLTLKAVRIIQSADLLLYDRLVSNDVLDFVASDARLVYVGKTAGYHSRTQEEIHELLLSFAEAGATVVRLKGGDPLVFGRGGEEMDFLQQQGIQVQVIPGITAASGIAAELGIPLTHRGVANSVRFLTGHSRKGGTDPLFVAENAADPDSTLVVYMGLSTLPSLAQKLVHHGLPPTTPAVAVERGTTPQQRMVFAELKDLANEITSAELISPTLIVIGKVVALSPLWPHTSNEVSSLVGAI; this is encoded by the exons ATGGCTCTTGTCTCCAGGCTTCAATCTCTGTCTTCTACTCTGTCTTCCACCCATTTCAGAAAACCCAGTTCCTTCAACCCTCAACCCATTTGCTCTCTTCACTTCAACTCCTCCCCTTCTTATACTTCCCCTTTCACAGAGAAGCACTCTATTGAGAGGTACCAGAGAGACCAATGGCTTTACAGTAACCAACTGAACCGAACTCTCCCTCCTCCTCCTGATTCTGATGCTGATTCTGATTTCGCAAGGCAGAACGACATTGCTTTGCAGCTACCGGAGCTCAGAAAGCTGGTTGAGGTGCTGAGAGAGAAGAGAGAAAAGAGAGAGAGGGAAGGAGGGTGCGGTGGAGGCAAGTGTGGGCCTGGCAATGTCTTCTTAGTGGGCACTGGCCCTGGGGACTCTGAACTCCTGACATTGAAGGCTGTCAGAATCATTCAGAGTGCTGATTTATTGTTGTATGATAGATTGGTGTCCAATGATGTCTTGGATTTTGTTGCCTCTGATGCTAGACTTGTCTATGTGGGCAAGACTGCTGGCTACCATAGCAGAACCCAG GAGGAGATACATGAATTGCTACTGAGTTTTGCTGAAGCTGGAGCTACTGTTGTGAGATTAAAAGGAGGGGATCCATTG GTGTTTGGAAGGGGTGGGGAGGAGATGGATTTTTTGCAACAGCAAGGAATTCAAGTGCAAGTTATTCCAG GTATCACTGCTGCTTCTGGCATAGCAGCAGAGCTCGGGATCCCATTAACTCACAGAGGTGTTGCAAATAGTGTCAGATTTCTGACTGGGCACTCCAGGAAGGGAGGAACAGATCCTCTTTTTGTGGCAGAGAATGCAGCTGATCCTGATTCCACCTTAGTGGTATACATGGGTTTGTCGACTCTCCCTTCTCTTGCTCAAAAGTTGGTCCATCATGGTCTGCCACCTACAACACCAGCTGTTGCAGTTGAGCGAGGGACCACACCTCAACAACGCATG GTCTTTGCAGAGCTCAAGGATCTTGCCAATGAAATTACATCAGCAGAGTTGATATCACCAACGCTCATAGTCATTGGGAAAGTAGTTGCACTTTCACCATTGTGGCCACATACTTCGAATGAAGTGTCCTCTCTTGTCGGAGCCATATAG